A genomic window from Thermodesulfitimonas autotrophica includes:
- a CDS encoding DUF3189 family protein codes for MAAAIRTGRLAGDVPPAPGRLFALPLFAAPRAFVYYGTDPEGHRVYAFWCRGEAPLFYEFFRARQKLLGEAEWLLRPVPDVACGTWLSLAWWLARSGCPFGRWLFCRALARCYPHLVRLAAEEA; via the coding sequence GTGGCGGCGGCGATCAGGACCGGCCGCCTGGCGGGAGACGTTCCGCCGGCGCCCGGCCGTCTTTTTGCGCTGCCGCTCTTCGCGGCGCCGCGGGCCTTCGTCTATTACGGCACCGACCCTGAGGGGCACCGGGTTTACGCCTTTTGGTGTCGCGGGGAGGCGCCCTTATTTTACGAATTTTTTAGGGCGCGGCAAAAACTTTTGGGAGAAGCGGAATGGCTCCTCCGCCCGGTGCCGGATGTCGCCTGCGGAACGTGGTTGTCCCTGGCCTGGTGGCTTGCCCGCAGCGGTTGCCCCTTCGGCAGGTGGCTTTTCTGCCGGGCCCTGGCCCGCTGCTACCCGCATCTGGTGCGTTTGGCGGCGGAAGAGGCTTGA
- the cmk gene encoding (d)CMP kinase: protein MRIAIDGPAGAGKSTVAKKLAGLLGYDYIDTGAMYRAVALAALSAGIPGDDEEALTRLAESLTIEQVWRQDGTTLKVFLNGRDVTREIRTPEVSRFVSVIAQVPGVRQQLTAKQRAMAASGRVVMEGRDIGTVVLPDAEKKFFLTASVEERARRRFLEITGQGYDATLEEQIREIAARDARDESRAVAPLMPAPDAVVIDTTGKSPDQVVAEMAALVRGG, encoded by the coding sequence TTGCGGATCGCGATTGACGGCCCGGCAGGTGCCGGGAAGAGCACCGTAGCCAAAAAGCTCGCGGGACTCCTCGGCTACGACTATATCGACACCGGGGCGATGTACCGCGCTGTCGCCCTGGCGGCTCTATCGGCGGGGATTCCCGGCGACGATGAAGAAGCGCTGACGCGTCTGGCCGAGAGCCTTACGATCGAACAGGTCTGGCGGCAGGACGGGACGACTTTAAAGGTTTTTCTAAACGGGCGCGATGTGACGCGCGAGATCCGGACGCCCGAGGTTTCGCGTTTTGTATCCGTTATAGCGCAAGTTCCCGGGGTGCGGCAGCAGCTCACCGCAAAACAGCGGGCCATGGCGGCTTCCGGCCGGGTGGTGATGGAAGGGCGGGATATCGGCACGGTGGTGCTGCCTGACGCCGAGAAAAAATTTTTTCTCACGGCGTCGGTTGAGGAGAGAGCGAGACGCCGCTTCCTCGAGATTACCGGGCAGGGATACGACGCGACCCTCGAGGAGCAGATTAGGGAGATTGCGGCGCGGGATGCCCGGGACGAATCGCGCGCGGTGGCGCCCCTAATGCCGGCGCCCGATGCGGTGGTGATCGATACCACCGGCAAGAGCCCCGATCAGGTGGTGGCAGAGATGGCGGCGCTAGTGCGCGGGGGCTGA
- a CDS encoding DUF1614 domain-containing protein — protein MDRLPIGLLALIIVSVLIYLGLGHRVFDRMRLTDRAALMIIAALLLGSLIDIPIPGRPVSVSINVGGALVPVGLAIYLLAGAGTREERSRALWGALLTGAVVYFIGSYLMRGLTEPAGRYHFMEPLYLYPIVAGVVAYVMGRSRRAAFVAATLGVLLGDIFHYLRVAAARAPVRVDIGGGGVFDTIVLAGIFAVLLAEVVGEIRERAQGGPATEGRAEELVANLQSPAERGRDDESK, from the coding sequence ATGGACAGATTACCGATCGGTCTGTTAGCGCTAATCATCGTTTCCGTCCTGATCTACCTGGGACTTGGCCACCGGGTTTTTGACCGGATGCGGCTGACGGACAGGGCGGCACTTATGATTATCGCCGCCCTTCTTTTAGGCAGCCTGATCGACATCCCGATACCTGGGCGGCCGGTTTCGGTTTCCATCAACGTGGGCGGCGCTTTGGTGCCGGTGGGGCTGGCGATTTACCTGCTTGCCGGGGCAGGCACGCGCGAGGAGCGCTCCCGGGCGCTGTGGGGCGCGCTTTTGACCGGCGCCGTGGTTTACTTTATCGGCAGCTACCTGATGCGGGGCCTCACGGAGCCCGCCGGCCGCTACCACTTTATGGAGCCTCTCTATCTTTACCCGATCGTGGCGGGCGTGGTGGCTTACGTGATGGGACGGTCGCGCCGGGCGGCCTTCGTAGCGGCTACCTTAGGCGTGCTCCTCGGGGACATTTTTCACTACCTCCGGGTTGCTGCCGCCCGGGCGCCGGTGCGGGTGGATATCGGCGGCGGGGGCGTTTTTGACACGATAGTGCTCGCGGGCATTTTCGCCGTACTCTTAGCGGAGGTAGTGGGCGAAATAAGGGAGCGGGCGCAAGGGGGGCCCGCCACTGAAGGACGGGCCGAAGAGTTAGTGGCCAACCTCCAGTCTCCCGCGGAAAGGGGTAGGGATGATGAGAGTAAATAG
- a CDS encoding DUF512 domain-containing protein, with the protein MSGLEIKAVEPGSAAFAAGLAAGDRITAIGGRPVRDIIDYYFYLAVAEPELTVRRGEKEFNVRLAAEAGRPGLSFVSPFGRIRRCANRCLFCFVDQQPPGLRPSLCFKDDDYRLSFWEGNFVTLTNCTRRDIERIVAQRLSPLYVSVHTTNPELRARLMGNPRAAEIKAQLAALAAGGITLHTQVVLCPGLNDGAELERTVRDLASFFPAVRSVAVVPVGLTAHRAGLYPLRPVTPAAAAALIEDVTAWQREFRRRYGSRLVFAADEFYLLAGKAVPATKEYEGFPQLENGVGLVRRFRDAWKRVARRLPETTTPCRAVLVTGTLAAPVLRPVVARLNAVAGLEVTLVPVANRFFGTSVTVAGLLTGRDICAALATLFREGLRPELVVVPAAALKDGRLFLDDTTCAAVAQQVGCRVVAAAGPHELVAALGVKLARRSFRKE; encoded by the coding sequence ATGAGCGGTCTCGAGATAAAAGCGGTGGAGCCCGGCAGCGCCGCATTTGCGGCCGGGCTGGCGGCCGGCGACCGGATCACCGCTATCGGTGGCCGGCCGGTCAGGGACATCATCGACTACTACTTCTATCTGGCGGTTGCCGAACCGGAACTCACCGTCCGGCGGGGGGAGAAGGAGTTCAACGTCCGGCTCGCGGCGGAAGCAGGACGGCCGGGCTTAAGTTTTGTTTCGCCTTTCGGCCGGATCCGCCGGTGCGCCAACCGCTGCCTTTTTTGCTTCGTCGACCAGCAACCGCCGGGACTCCGCCCGAGCCTCTGCTTCAAGGATGACGATTACCGCCTCTCCTTCTGGGAAGGAAATTTCGTTACCCTGACGAACTGCACGCGCCGGGACATAGAAAGGATTGTGGCCCAGCGGTTGAGCCCGCTTTACGTTTCCGTGCATACCACCAACCCGGAGCTGCGCGCGCGCCTGATGGGAAATCCCCGTGCGGCGGAGATCAAGGCGCAACTCGCGGCGCTGGCAGCGGGCGGCATTACCCTGCACACGCAGGTCGTCCTCTGTCCCGGCCTCAACGACGGGGCGGAGCTGGAGCGGACGGTGCGGGATCTGGCGTCCTTTTTCCCGGCGGTGCGTTCGGTGGCGGTGGTACCGGTTGGCCTGACGGCACACCGGGCGGGACTCTACCCGCTGCGCCCCGTGACGCCCGCTGCGGCAGCGGCGCTCATAGAAGACGTAACGGCGTGGCAGCGGGAGTTCCGCCGGCGCTACGGCAGCAGGTTGGTCTTCGCGGCCGATGAGTTTTACCTCCTGGCAGGAAAAGCGGTGCCGGCGACGAAGGAGTACGAGGGCTTCCCGCAGTTGGAGAACGGGGTTGGGCTGGTGCGGCGCTTTCGCGACGCTTGGAAGCGGGTGGCGCGGCGCCTCCCGGAGACGACCACCCCCTGCCGGGCGGTTTTGGTTACCGGCACGCTGGCCGCGCCGGTGCTGCGACCCGTGGTTGCGCGGCTCAACGCAGTGGCGGGGCTTGAAGTAACGTTGGTGCCGGTTGCGAACCGCTTTTTCGGGACCAGCGTAACGGTGGCCGGCCTGCTTACCGGCCGGGATATCTGCGCGGCCCTCGCTACGCTTTTCCGGGAGGGGCTGCGGCCCGAACTCGTGGTGGTCCCCGCTGCGGCGCTGAAGGACGGGCGCCTCTTCCTCGACGATACGACCTGCGCGGCGGTAGCGCAGCAAGTCGGCTGCCGGGTGGTAGCGGCGGCTGGCCCGCACGAGCTCGTGGCCGCCCTCGGGGTGAAACTTGCGCGCCGCAGTTTTCGTAAAGAGTGA
- the der gene encoding ribosome biogenesis GTPase Der, translating into MGEKPVVVIVGRPNVGKSTLFNRLVGERAAIVEAEPGVTRDRIYREAEWSGREFLLVDTGGVVAAPEGAIEAGIRRQVAQALEKADLALFVVDAGTGLMPEDRVVADLLRRAGKPVLLVANKVDRFDPPPALGEFYALGMGEPLPVSAAQGLNTGDLLDAIVARLPEKSSRQVGEEALRVAIVGRPNVGKSSLVNAILGAERVIVSEIPGTTRDAVDTPFQRGGKSYVLIDTAGIRRKSRIDLPVERYSVLRARKAIDRAQVAVLVLDALEGVTTQDQRIAGMIEEAGRAVVVVVNKWDLVPAERRDAAAFREAIGYALDFIGYAPVVFTVATAGKGIGRLIEAVDTAAANACRRVPAGEFNALLQEATLRNPPPQAAGKRLKIFHGSQVGTNPPVFLLYVNDPRLMHFSYRRYLENQLRAAYDFTGTPVRFKLRRKREKKA; encoded by the coding sequence ATGGGCGAGAAACCGGTGGTTGTGATTGTCGGGCGGCCAAACGTGGGCAAATCAACCCTTTTCAACCGGCTGGTCGGGGAAAGGGCGGCGATTGTAGAGGCTGAGCCGGGCGTTACCCGGGACCGGATTTACCGGGAAGCCGAATGGAGCGGCCGGGAATTCCTGTTGGTGGACACGGGCGGTGTGGTGGCCGCGCCGGAAGGGGCTATCGAGGCGGGCATCAGGCGTCAGGTGGCGCAGGCGCTGGAAAAAGCCGATCTCGCCCTCTTCGTCGTCGATGCCGGTACCGGACTGATGCCCGAGGACAGGGTGGTGGCGGACCTCCTGCGCCGGGCGGGGAAGCCGGTGCTTCTGGTGGCCAATAAGGTGGACCGCTTTGACCCGCCGCCCGCCCTTGGGGAGTTTTACGCCCTCGGGATGGGGGAGCCCTTACCGGTTTCGGCGGCCCAGGGGCTTAACACCGGCGACCTCCTCGACGCGATTGTGGCGCGCCTTCCGGAGAAGTCATCCCGGCAGGTGGGTGAGGAAGCCCTGCGGGTGGCGATTGTCGGGCGGCCGAACGTGGGGAAGTCCTCGCTGGTCAACGCGATCTTAGGCGCGGAGCGGGTGATTGTGAGCGAGATTCCGGGGACGACGCGGGACGCGGTGGATACGCCCTTCCAGCGCGGCGGCAAAAGCTACGTGTTGATCGATACCGCCGGTATCCGGCGGAAAAGCCGGATTGATTTGCCGGTGGAGCGGTACAGCGTGCTGCGCGCCCGGAAGGCGATTGACCGGGCGCAGGTGGCGGTGCTCGTGCTCGATGCGCTTGAGGGCGTCACCACGCAGGACCAGCGGATTGCGGGGATGATTGAAGAGGCGGGCCGAGCGGTGGTGGTGGTGGTGAATAAGTGGGACCTGGTGCCGGCGGAACGGAGGGACGCAGCGGCGTTCCGCGAGGCAATCGGCTACGCGCTCGACTTCATCGGCTACGCGCCGGTGGTCTTCACCGTGGCGACTGCCGGCAAGGGTATCGGGCGACTCATAGAAGCGGTGGATACAGCGGCGGCCAACGCTTGCCGGCGCGTACCGGCGGGGGAGTTCAACGCCCTGCTGCAGGAGGCAACCCTGCGTAACCCGCCGCCCCAGGCAGCCGGCAAGCGCCTGAAGATCTTCCACGGGAGTCAGGTCGGGACCAACCCGCCCGTCTTCCTGCTTTACGTTAACGATCCGCGACTTATGCACTTTTCCTACCGCCGTTACCTCGAAAACCAACTGCGTGCGGCCTACGACTTCACCGGAACACCGGTCCGCTTCAAGTTGCGGCGCAAGCGGGAGAAGAAGGCCTAA
- the aroA gene encoding 3-phosphoshikimate 1-carboxyvinyltransferase, translating into MRLRVKPARTLQGEVEVPGDKSISHRALMIGAIAEGETVIENFLAGEDCLATLACLRALGVGITGPEAGRVRVKGRGLHGLTEPADILDAKNSGTTMRLLLGILAGQPFFSVITGDASLRRRPMGRVVRPLRAMGAQIMARAGGELAPLAVSGGGLKSIEFASPVASAQVKSAVLLAGLYAAGETVVTEPALSRDHTERMLALFGAPVRRDGLSVAVRGGPVLKAVPVRVPGDISSAAFLLVAACIVPDAAVTVKGVGLNPTRTGILDVLQAMGARIEVKVRDAGPEPWGDVTVYSGALRGTEVGGELIPRLIDEIPVLTVAAAYAAGETVIRDAAELKYKESNRLRTMAVELARLGADVEELPDGLVIRGGKPLKGTMVESYGDHRVAMALAVAGLAAAGETVVQDAGAINVSFPGFVAALTRLGAAVDTEILA; encoded by the coding sequence AAGTGGAGGTTCCCGGCGATAAGTCGATCTCCCACCGGGCGCTCATGATAGGGGCGATTGCGGAAGGGGAAACGGTGATCGAGAATTTTCTCGCCGGTGAGGACTGTCTAGCCACCTTAGCCTGCCTGCGCGCGCTGGGAGTGGGCATCACGGGGCCGGAGGCGGGGCGCGTGCGGGTTAAAGGGCGCGGGCTACACGGGCTCACCGAGCCCGCCGACATCCTCGACGCCAAAAATTCCGGCACTACGATGCGACTGCTTCTCGGCATCCTTGCGGGGCAGCCTTTTTTTAGCGTCATCACCGGTGACGCGAGCCTCCGCCGGCGGCCGATGGGCCGGGTGGTCCGGCCGCTGCGGGCGATGGGGGCCCAGATTATGGCGCGGGCGGGCGGGGAGCTTGCCCCCCTTGCGGTTAGTGGCGGGGGGCTCAAGTCCATCGAGTTTGCCTCGCCGGTGGCGAGCGCGCAGGTCAAGTCGGCGGTTCTTTTAGCGGGGCTTTATGCCGCCGGGGAAACGGTGGTAACCGAGCCGGCGCTTTCCCGCGACCATACCGAAAGGATGTTGGCGCTTTTCGGCGCGCCCGTCAGGCGAGACGGGCTTTCCGTTGCGGTTCGGGGCGGGCCGGTGCTCAAAGCGGTGCCGGTGCGGGTCCCCGGCGATATTTCCTCGGCCGCTTTTCTGCTGGTTGCCGCCTGTATCGTGCCGGACGCCGCGGTTACCGTAAAGGGGGTAGGCCTTAACCCCACCCGCACCGGCATCCTCGACGTGCTGCAGGCGATGGGAGCCCGGATCGAGGTTAAGGTGCGGGATGCCGGGCCTGAACCGTGGGGTGACGTTACCGTTTATTCCGGGGCGCTACGCGGCACGGAAGTGGGCGGCGAGCTGATTCCGCGCCTCATCGACGAAATCCCTGTGCTGACCGTAGCGGCGGCGTATGCCGCCGGCGAGACGGTGATCCGCGACGCCGCCGAGCTCAAGTATAAGGAGTCGAACCGGCTGCGGACGATGGCGGTAGAACTGGCGCGTCTGGGGGCGGACGTTGAGGAGCTGCCCGACGGACTGGTTATCCGCGGCGGAAAGCCGTTAAAGGGAACGATGGTGGAGAGTTACGGGGACCACCGGGTGGCGATGGCGCTGGCGGTGGCGGGCCTCGCCGCCGCGGGCGAGACGGTTGTTCAGGACGCCGGGGCGATTAACGTCTCCTTCCCCGGTTTTGTAGCCGCGCTTACGCGTCTCGGTGCGGCGGTTGATACGGAAATTTTGGCTTAG
- a CDS encoding bifunctional 4-hydroxy-3-methylbut-2-enyl diphosphate reductase/30S ribosomal protein S1, which yields MEVKRAASAGFCFGVKRAIELALQARAENTGRIFTLGPLIHNPQVVRLLAEKGIEVIQDLAAAAEGTLVIRSHGVEPEVLAAAQELGLKVVDATCPFVKRAQELARDLTEQGYTVVVVGDREHPEVRGIVGWTGGRAQVVEGPEEAARLPLLPRVGVIAQTTQPLDNFEAVVAVLRRRLVKEGEAPSELRVFSTICHATAERQQAARELAAQVDVMVVVGGYDSANTRKLAAICRESGTPTYHIETADQLKSEWFAGARVAGLTAGASTPDWIIEEVERRMKELAENAQEEMQMADFRTLRGGEIVKGVVVAIDQNEVLVDVGGKTEGVIPLRELSCCEISSPHEVVSVGDEIDVWVVKAEDHEGRVILSKGRADAEKAWVKLQEAFEKGTPVEGVVREVVKGGVIVDLGVRAFLPASLVDRGYVEDLTKYLGQKVTCKVIELNRARKKVVLSRKAILEEEYQRKREELFNSLQEGAVVRGVVRRLTSFGAFVDIGGLDGLLHISEIAWHRVNHPAEVLKVGQEIEVKVIKIDRENGKISLSRKQVIPDPWDTVAEKYPVGSLVEAKVVRLAPFGAFVELEPGVEGLVHISHFADWHVEKPEDVLNEGDRVTLRVLSVDPTGRRIRLSLRDAIRKGEDVAGDEQRTIEDSMTVDYASAVATAETEEDAGETAAIGLPDDEISD from the coding sequence ATGGAGGTTAAGAGGGCGGCGTCGGCAGGCTTCTGCTTCGGGGTGAAGAGGGCGATAGAGCTGGCGCTGCAAGCCCGCGCGGAAAATACCGGGCGGATTTTTACCCTGGGCCCCCTGATCCACAATCCCCAGGTGGTCAGGCTGCTGGCCGAGAAGGGAATTGAGGTGATCCAAGACTTGGCGGCCGCGGCGGAGGGGACCTTGGTCATCCGGTCTCACGGGGTAGAACCCGAAGTTCTTGCGGCCGCTCAAGAATTAGGCTTGAAGGTTGTGGACGCCACCTGCCCTTTTGTAAAACGGGCGCAGGAACTGGCCCGAGACCTTACCGAGCAGGGCTACACGGTGGTCGTTGTCGGTGACCGGGAACACCCGGAGGTGCGGGGCATCGTCGGCTGGACCGGGGGACGGGCGCAGGTGGTGGAAGGTCCGGAGGAGGCCGCCCGCCTGCCGCTCTTGCCGCGGGTTGGCGTCATCGCCCAGACCACGCAGCCGCTCGATAACTTCGAAGCGGTGGTGGCGGTGCTCCGGCGCCGGCTGGTTAAGGAAGGAGAAGCGCCTTCCGAGCTCCGGGTTTTCAGCACCATCTGCCACGCGACCGCCGAGCGGCAACAGGCGGCGCGCGAGCTTGCCGCGCAGGTCGACGTGATGGTGGTGGTCGGCGGCTACGACAGCGCCAACACCCGGAAGTTAGCGGCGATCTGCCGGGAGAGCGGCACGCCGACCTACCATATCGAAACCGCTGACCAGCTCAAATCGGAGTGGTTTGCCGGGGCGCGGGTGGCGGGGCTGACTGCCGGGGCGTCCACACCTGATTGGATTATCGAGGAGGTAGAAAGGCGAATGAAGGAACTGGCGGAGAATGCGCAGGAAGAGATGCAGATGGCCGATTTCCGGACCCTGCGCGGCGGCGAGATCGTCAAGGGAGTCGTGGTGGCGATTGACCAGAACGAGGTGCTCGTAGATGTAGGGGGCAAAACAGAAGGCGTTATCCCGCTCCGGGAGCTGTCCTGCTGCGAGATCTCCTCCCCGCACGAGGTCGTGAGTGTGGGGGATGAAATAGATGTCTGGGTGGTCAAGGCCGAAGACCACGAAGGCCGCGTCATTCTTTCTAAGGGCCGCGCGGATGCGGAGAAAGCCTGGGTGAAATTGCAGGAAGCCTTCGAGAAAGGGACGCCCGTCGAAGGGGTCGTGCGGGAGGTGGTGAAAGGCGGGGTGATTGTGGATCTCGGTGTCCGGGCCTTTCTGCCCGCCTCCCTCGTGGACCGGGGTTATGTGGAGGACCTGACGAAATATTTGGGGCAGAAGGTGACCTGTAAAGTTATCGAGCTTAACCGGGCGCGCAAGAAGGTTGTCCTTTCCCGCAAGGCCATTCTCGAAGAGGAATACCAGCGGAAACGCGAGGAACTGTTCAACTCCCTCCAGGAGGGCGCGGTGGTGCGAGGCGTCGTGCGGCGGCTCACCTCGTTCGGTGCGTTTGTGGACATCGGGGGTCTGGATGGCCTGCTGCACATTTCGGAGATTGCCTGGCACCGCGTCAACCACCCGGCGGAGGTTTTGAAGGTCGGCCAGGAGATTGAGGTCAAGGTGATCAAGATCGACCGGGAAAACGGAAAGATCAGCCTTTCCCGGAAGCAGGTGATTCCCGACCCCTGGGATACGGTGGCGGAAAAGTACCCCGTGGGCAGCCTGGTGGAGGCGAAAGTGGTCCGGCTGGCGCCCTTCGGTGCTTTTGTGGAGCTTGAACCGGGTGTGGAAGGGCTGGTGCACATCTCCCATTTCGCCGACTGGCACGTGGAGAAGCCGGAGGATGTGCTCAACGAAGGGGACAGGGTTACGCTCCGGGTTCTCAGCGTTGACCCTACCGGGCGGCGCATCCGGCTCTCCCTGCGCGATGCCATCCGGAAAGGAGAGGATGTGGCCGGGGATGAGCAGCGGACCATAGAAGACAGCATGACTGTCGATTACGCCAGTGCGGTGGCCACGGCGGAAACTGAAGAGGACGCAGGGGAGACGGCGGCTATCGGTTTGCCCGACGACGAGATTTCGGACTGA
- a CDS encoding lysophospholipid acyltransferase family protein, with amino-acid sequence MVYWFAWGLCKVLLLLLRRWKVEGAANLPREGAVIVIANHQSYWDPVVLGTALSRRVYFMAKEELFRVPLFGLLLRLLGAFPVRREVYDRRAFKMALDHLMRGHVVGIFPEGTRSHTGKLLPAQPGAAMLALRSGAPVVPVALIGTRGLCGRVRVRVGKPFFLASGGSKPSRAEITAGGEKMMAAIAALMEDGRH; translated from the coding sequence GTGGTTTACTGGTTTGCCTGGGGTTTATGCAAAGTTTTGCTCCTGCTCCTGCGCCGGTGGAAGGTGGAAGGGGCGGCGAACCTGCCGCGCGAGGGAGCGGTCATCGTAATTGCGAACCACCAGAGCTACTGGGATCCGGTGGTGCTCGGGACGGCGCTTTCGCGGCGGGTTTACTTTATGGCCAAAGAAGAGCTTTTCCGGGTCCCGCTTTTCGGTCTGCTCCTGCGCCTCTTGGGTGCTTTCCCGGTACGGCGCGAGGTTTACGACCGCCGGGCGTTTAAAATGGCGCTTGACCACCTAATGCGCGGTCACGTCGTCGGGATATTCCCCGAAGGGACGCGCAGCCACACGGGAAAGCTCCTGCCCGCCCAGCCGGGGGCGGCGATGCTGGCGCTACGGAGCGGGGCGCCGGTGGTTCCGGTGGCCCTGATCGGTACCCGCGGCCTCTGCGGCCGGGTGAGGGTTAGGGTTGGCAAGCCTTTCTTCCTGGCGTCCGGGGGCAGTAAGCCGTCCCGCGCCGAGATAACGGCCGGGGGCGAAAAAATGATGGCGGCGATTGCCGCCTTGATGGAAGATGGTAGGCACTGA
- the plsY gene encoding glycerol-3-phosphate 1-O-acyltransferase PlsY: MVFLKLIGIALIAYLLGSFPTGYLLARARGIDIFRYGSGNIGATNVWRTLGPAFGLLALAGDVGKGAVAVYLGSRAGEWPAVVAGACALAGHSWSVFLRFRGGKMIATALGVFIMLTPGAACGSLLIWAFVFALSRYVSLASIIAAGSLPLLIAAFGYSWPYILFGAVAAGVAIYRHRSNIRRLLTGTEHRFR; this comes from the coding sequence GTGGTTTTTCTGAAACTGATAGGCATTGCCCTGATTGCTTACCTTCTCGGCTCTTTTCCCACCGGCTACCTGTTAGCCCGCGCCCGGGGGATTGACATTTTCCGGTACGGCAGCGGTAACATCGGCGCCACCAACGTCTGGCGGACGCTGGGTCCGGCCTTCGGTCTGTTGGCGCTGGCCGGCGACGTGGGCAAAGGGGCGGTGGCCGTCTACTTAGGCAGCCGCGCTGGCGAGTGGCCGGCGGTCGTTGCCGGCGCCTGCGCCCTGGCCGGTCATAGCTGGTCGGTCTTCCTCCGCTTCCGCGGCGGCAAGATGATTGCCACCGCGCTCGGCGTCTTCATCATGCTCACGCCGGGGGCGGCCTGCGGCTCTCTATTGATCTGGGCCTTCGTCTTTGCTTTGAGCCGCTACGTTTCTCTGGCCTCCATTATCGCGGCCGGCAGCCTGCCGCTGCTCATCGCCGCTTTCGGCTACTCCTGGCCCTACATTCTTTTCGGGGCGGTTGCGGCTGGCGTTGCCATTTACCGCCACCGGAGCAATATCCGGCGCCTCCTTACCGGGACCGAGCACCGGTTCCGCTAA
- a CDS encoding DUF3189 family protein: MNIVYHCYGGTHSSVLAAALHTGLISPRRPPGAARLFALPFLDRQDGSNHGQLYFFGTDEKGHRVYVLGRRRDGEMLSLVFGGPAGEEPAGDLLLVNAMYCVPPLLKIGGFLSRRLKLTRVGRPLVVAGLRQAYPCLRELVYRVKAEVDES; the protein is encoded by the coding sequence GTGAATATCGTTTACCACTGCTACGGCGGAACGCACTCTTCGGTTCTGGCGGCCGCGCTCCACACCGGGCTTATCTCCCCCCGGCGGCCGCCCGGGGCTGCCCGCCTCTTCGCGCTGCCGTTTCTTGACCGTCAGGACGGGAGCAATCACGGGCAGCTCTATTTCTTCGGCACCGACGAAAAAGGCCACCGCGTTTACGTGCTCGGGCGCCGCCGGGACGGGGAGATGCTGAGCCTGGTCTTCGGCGGCCCTGCAGGGGAGGAACCGGCCGGGGACTTGTTGCTCGTAAACGCAATGTATTGCGTGCCGCCGCTTTTAAAAATCGGCGGTTTCCTGTCGCGGCGCCTCAAATTAACCCGGGTCGGCCGCCCGTTAGTGGTGGCGGGATTGCGGCAGGCTTACCCGTGCCTGCGCGAGCTGGTCTACCGGGTTAAGGCGGAGGTCGACGAATCATAG
- the spoIIP gene encoding stage II sporulation protein P has protein sequence MRVNSAVALLLGMVLIATGLGLGVFLTAGELPALPAAAGLLDRDDELKPGDYFTVVDEARRAIDELGRALTPGDELITADGKHYRIEKVSGKVAQARLLGIDRDVLAWEEYFDRAAVPVGIFGGRRAVGVYHTHSDESYVPTDGAAAIPYRGGILKVGGYLSGKLRRNGVGVLHDTTPHDPHDAYAYIRSRKTAVRLLRANPIALFDVHRDGVPDPDFYRKQVAGTTVGQVRLVVGRQNPRMSANLDFAKRLMTYANRVHPGLVKGIFLGNGSYNQDLMPTALLLECGTHTITRPEAERGVQLLADAVPVVLGITGPRPDLPESARPVTNKTSPGAWRAFAWVLVATVIGVGAYLLIGAGSWETARERLRSFWRREANVLRDRDRQGDDKA, from the coding sequence ATGAGAGTAAATAGCGCCGTTGCGCTTTTGTTAGGAATGGTGCTGATAGCGACCGGCTTGGGACTCGGCGTTTTCCTGACGGCGGGCGAGCTGCCGGCTTTGCCTGCGGCGGCGGGCTTACTTGACCGCGACGATGAGCTCAAACCGGGCGACTATTTCACCGTGGTTGACGAGGCGCGCCGGGCTATCGACGAGCTCGGGCGGGCGCTTACTCCCGGTGACGAACTGATTACCGCCGACGGGAAGCACTACCGGATTGAAAAGGTGAGCGGCAAGGTCGCCCAGGCGCGGCTTTTGGGCATTGACCGCGACGTTCTGGCGTGGGAGGAATACTTCGACCGCGCGGCGGTGCCGGTGGGCATCTTCGGCGGGCGCCGGGCGGTGGGCGTCTATCATACCCACAGCGACGAGTCCTATGTCCCTACGGATGGTGCGGCGGCGATTCCCTACCGGGGCGGGATTCTGAAGGTGGGTGGCTACCTTAGCGGGAAGCTGCGGCGGAACGGGGTTGGCGTTCTCCACGACACGACGCCGCACGACCCGCACGACGCCTACGCCTACATCCGCTCGCGCAAGACGGCCGTCCGGTTGCTGCGGGCAAATCCCATCGCGCTGTTCGACGTTCACCGGGACGGTGTCCCCGATCCGGACTTCTACCGGAAGCAGGTGGCCGGCACCACGGTGGGGCAGGTCCGCCTCGTGGTGGGACGGCAGAACCCGCGCATGTCCGCGAACCTTGACTTTGCGAAGCGGCTGATGACCTATGCTAACCGGGTGCATCCGGGGCTGGTCAAGGGAATTTTTCTCGGTAACGGCAGCTATAACCAGGACCTGATGCCGACGGCGCTGCTCCTTGAGTGCGGCACGCACACGATAACCCGTCCGGAAGCAGAGCGCGGCGTGCAACTGTTGGCCGACGCGGTTCCGGTAGTGCTGGGAATTACCGGACCCCGTCCAGACCTGCCGGAGAGTGCGCGCCCCGTGACCAACAAGACCTCGCCGGGTGCCTGGCGGGCCTTTGCGTGGGTCCTGGTGGCTACGGTTATCGGCGTGGGGGCTTATCTCCTCATCGGCGCTGGCAGCTGGGAGACCGCACGCGAACGGCTCCGCTCCTTCTGGCGGCGCGAGGCGAACGTGCTCCGCGACCGCGACCGGCAGGGGGATGATAAGGCTTAG